In a genomic window of Candidatus Gorgyraea atricola:
- the amrS gene encoding AmmeMemoRadiSam system radical SAM enzyme, translating into MKKLNSDHEAMLYKKLSDDRVQCSLCPRRCVIAEGERGFCKVRENKKGTLYAISYGKAVHIAEELMETEAVFHFEPGSRILSLGNVGCNLSCLYCQNWRFSQIEHLDENVIFDYTPEQVVKTALEKGIKVLSWTYNDPVIWFEFVMDTARLAKKHGIINLFKSAMFINPEALEQLMDVIDIFSISVKSLNSEFYKEFTGGWIDPVLKAVKQVFDAGRHHIEISNLVVTGANDSEKDYLQFINWVKKDLSADIPIHFVRFHPNYKYTHVARPSIDTLEKAERLAKASGIKHCYLGNVFMHEGANTYCSHCSNLLVERRGLNADAVGLKASNSGYICSKCKSSTPIKMINIKEGTHEITKA; encoded by the coding sequence ATGAAAAAACTAAATTCTGATCATGAGGCAATGCTGTACAAGAAACTATCAGATGATAGGGTCCAGTGCAGTTTATGCCCGAGAAGGTGCGTGATAGCTGAAGGCGAGAGAGGATTCTGTAAAGTAAGAGAGAATAAAAAGGGCACGCTTTACGCTATCAGCTATGGCAAGGCAGTGCATATAGCGGAAGAGCTCATGGAGACTGAGGCAGTGTTTCATTTTGAACCTGGAAGCCGCATACTCTCTCTTGGAAATGTAGGCTGTAATCTTTCTTGCCTGTATTGTCAGAACTGGAGATTTTCTCAGATAGAACATCTGGATGAAAACGTCATATTTGACTATACGCCTGAGCAGGTCGTTAAGACCGCGCTGGAAAAGGGCATAAAGGTGCTTTCATGGACCTATAACGATCCTGTTATATGGTTTGAATTTGTCATGGATACAGCCAGGCTTGCTAAGAAACACGGCATTATTAACCTCTTTAAGTCAGCCATGTTTATAAACCCAGAGGCCCTAGAGCAGTTGATGGATGTGATAGATATCTTTAGCATCTCTGTAAAGAGCCTGAACTCTGAATTTTACAAAGAGTTTACCGGGGGCTGGATAGATCCAGTGCTTAAGGCTGTTAAGCAGGTTTTCGATGCAGGCAGGCATCACATAGAGATAAGCAATCTCGTAGTCACTGGCGCAAATGACAGTGAAAAGGATTATTTACAATTTATTAATTGGGTAAAGAAGGATCTTTCCGCGGATATCCCGATTCATTTTGTGCGTTTTCATCCGAATTATAAATATACACACGTTGCCCGCCCTTCCATAGATACCCTTGAGAAGGCAGAGAGATTAGCAAAGGCCTCTGGCATAAAACACTGCTATCTCGGCAATGTATTTATGCACGAAGGCGCGAATACATACTGTAGTCATTGCAGCAATCTGCTGGTTGAAAGAAGGGGCTTAAACGCAGATGCGGTTGGCTTAAAGGCCTCTAACAGCGGCTATATATGCAGTAAATGTAAGTCGAGTACACCGATAAAGATGATAAATATAAAGGAGGGCACTCATGAAATCACTAAGGCATAA
- a CDS encoding polysaccharide deacetylase family protein, translating to MVLRRSFKDMAKDLYCRLGIPGSLLRLAGLSRRPRLFIFTYHRVCDASGSASYLAVPSSVFESHMRFIKNNFKIVSLLEGVEILSKDTSGGMYAAITFDDGYMDNYLNAFPILKKHNVPATIFLTTDFIGKDSLFWWDRIFNVVSQFQLNGKTREEMADDINSTLLRKKESEIESLVSGLEARHLNNKDIRPCAMLGWDEAREMRDNGLIDFGSHTKTHQNLCLLNDTEALEELRGSKKKIEQELDIEVNVFCYPYGLFDKRVKDLISQAGFKCARSASQGSNSRETDRFSLNYIGVGSLLRTDFLAARVSSNLFKTRNGVTA from the coding sequence ATGGTATTGAGAAGATCTTTTAAAGACATGGCAAAAGATTTATATTGTCGGCTGGGAATACCAGGGTCTTTATTGCGCCTGGCAGGTCTTTCAAGGCGGCCAAGACTTTTTATATTTACATATCACAGGGTATGCGATGCCTCAGGGAGCGCCTCATATCTTGCAGTGCCAAGCAGTGTATTTGAAAGTCATATGAGATTTATAAAGAATAATTTTAAAATAGTATCTCTCTTGGAAGGTGTAGAGATCTTATCTAAGGATACATCAGGCGGTATGTACGCTGCCATAACCTTTGACGATGGTTATATGGATAATTATCTTAACGCATTTCCCATACTGAAGAAACATAACGTACCTGCCACTATATTTCTTACAACAGATTTTATTGGCAAGGATAGTCTTTTCTGGTGGGACAGGATTTTTAATGTAGTGTCACAATTTCAATTGAATGGCAAGACAAGAGAAGAGATGGCAGATGACATAAATAGCACTCTATTAAGAAAAAAAGAGTCTGAGATAGAATCCCTTGTCAGTGGCTTAGAGGCAAGGCACCTTAATAATAAAGATATAAGACCCTGCGCCATGCTTGGCTGGGATGAGGCCAGAGAGATGCGCGATAATGGGCTTATAGATTTCGGATCACATACAAAGACACATCAAAATCTCTGCCTGCTTAATGACACTGAGGCGTTAGAGGAACTAAGAGGTTCCAAAAAGAAGATAGAACAGGAGTTGGACATAGAGGTCAATGTATTCTGCTATCCCTACGGGTTGTTTGATAAAAGGGTCAAGGATCTTATCTCTCAGGCTGGTTTTAAATGCGCCAGGAGCGCGTCGCAGGGATCCAATAGCAGAGAAACAGACAGGTTCTCATTGAACTATATCGGCGTAGGATCTCTTTTAAGGACAGATTTTCTCGCGGCACGAGTTTCGTCAAATTTATTTAAGACCAGAAATGGAGTCACAGCGTGA
- a CDS encoding GNAT family N-acetyltransferase, which yields MLNIKQVSNHGEFEGYKGMWNGLLEKSNIDNVFMTYEWVDTYIRHFCVSQRLLILNIFEGDRLIGIAPLMIRKYKYLGLPVRAVSFIGAGASDRMDFILTGDKEKAIYLVLDHLMGISSEWDLIDLEEITEKSATVEIIEKWLQERNILNFSGPQKRSFLIQFDGNRKSLVEKFSGKLKKRLTKLDNKNIQVNLDFKRYRVRASEVEAIFSDICDIEDRSWQGKKQKGIFTKNPSRDFHKEIFDRFSRNGQLDISVLMLEKKPIAYIYNYLYGGRSYNYNVAFDNAHKNLSAGTMLMFWMLKDSAVGDISEFDFMRGEEPWKKRLTSSFKLHNRVRIFKGSFYSRSLYVLQSKIMPYFRKKNALRKIWITIKEKLGWY from the coding sequence ATGTTAAACATAAAGCAAGTTTCTAATCATGGGGAGTTCGAAGGCTATAAAGGCATGTGGAATGGCTTGCTAGAGAAGAGCAATATAGACAATGTCTTTATGACCTACGAGTGGGTCGATACATATATAAGGCATTTCTGCGTCTCTCAAAGATTATTGATACTGAATATCTTTGAAGGCGATAGATTAATAGGCATAGCGCCCCTAATGATAAGAAAATATAAATATCTTGGCTTACCTGTGAGGGCCGTTTCCTTTATAGGCGCAGGCGCGTCAGACAGGATGGATTTTATACTAACAGGCGACAAGGAAAAGGCCATATACCTGGTATTAGATCATCTGATGGGAATAAGCTCAGAATGGGATCTCATAGACCTTGAGGAGATAACAGAAAAGAGCGCTACCGTAGAGATCATTGAAAAGTGGCTACAGGAAAGGAATATCCTGAATTTTTCAGGGCCCCAAAAGAGATCGTTCCTTATACAGTTCGATGGTAATAGAAAGTCTCTTGTGGAAAAATTTTCCGGAAAGCTCAAAAAAAGACTGACGAAGCTGGACAATAAGAATATACAAGTGAACCTGGACTTTAAAAGATACAGGGTAAGGGCCAGCGAGGTAGAAGCCATCTTTTCAGATATATGCGATATAGAGGATCGCAGCTGGCAGGGAAAAAAGCAGAAGGGCATCTTTACAAAAAACCCCAGTAGGGATTTTCACAAGGAGATATTTGATAGATTTTCAAGAAATGGACAGTTGGATATCTCGGTCCTGATGTTAGAAAAAAAGCCAATAGCTTATATCTATAATTATCTGTATGGCGGGCGTTCCTATAATTACAATGTCGCTTTTGATAACGCGCATAAAAACCTTTCTGCCGGGACCATGCTTATGTTCTGGATGCTGAAGGATTCTGCTGTAGGCGATATTTCAGAGTTTGATTTTATGAGGGGCGAAGAACCATGGAAGAAGAGATTGACAAGTTCTTTTAAACTCCACAATCGCGTGAGGATCTTTAAAGGCAGTTTTTATTCCAGGAGCCTGTATGTACTACAGTCAAAGATCATGCCTTATTTTAGAAAGAAAAACGCGCTTCGCAAAATATGGATAACTATCAAGGAGAAACTGGGATGGTATTGA
- a CDS encoding oligosaccharide flippase family protein translates to MQQRELDRKNVIRDTSFFSGSVYISQAMFFIRGFLNAKILGPELYGVWSFLNIILRYSVFAHLGSFNAMAREIPYENGKRSNKGMDRVRNVVFTFSLCTISIFALGVIIVAILLWKRLLLYEAVGLIVIAALAVSMALYEFCQTSLIGVKRFVLISKANVLFPILSVLLTLLFVPRLKIYGVYIVALVIPILTVTYLYMKESFKLKLCFDLKEIYRLLKIGFPIMSSGFLQGTITNIAGIMTLSFLGKTNMGYYSVAALATNFLMYFPMSIHRSFEPHIYQRYGETHDIGSLKKYLFKPMLVMSLLFPVALAFYYTGVTFFIRHFLSKYTVAIYPFSIILIARFFLAFSPTAVAIITVLNKQRFLVPVYLSGIAIAFVSGLVFINQGFGIVAVALGLLLSFFFVGTVIFIYSMKQYIKSPLTCIGYLVTMSIPLVYMIGVIFFNEIMIPVSVEILPDIFVLVMRLLTVAGFSIPLIYIAHRKTGILHDVAGFIRRKR, encoded by the coding sequence ATGCAGCAGCGCGAGCTTGATAGAAAAAATGTTATAAGGGATACGTCTTTCTTTTCAGGGAGTGTCTATATCTCCCAGGCGATGTTTTTTATACGCGGGTTCCTGAACGCGAAGATACTCGGGCCGGAACTTTACGGGGTTTGGTCTTTCTTGAATATAATCCTGCGATATAGCGTATTTGCTCATCTCGGCAGTTTTAATGCCATGGCCAGGGAGATCCCTTATGAAAACGGCAAGCGCTCAAATAAAGGCATGGATAGAGTCAGGAATGTGGTTTTTACATTCTCACTCTGCACCATCTCCATATTCGCGCTCGGGGTGATAATAGTGGCGATTTTATTGTGGAAGAGACTTCTTCTGTATGAGGCAGTGGGCCTTATAGTGATAGCCGCCCTTGCTGTTTCAATGGCATTGTATGAATTCTGTCAGACCTCTCTGATAGGAGTAAAAAGGTTTGTGCTGATAAGCAAGGCGAATGTGCTATTTCCGATCTTAAGCGTGCTTCTTACATTGCTTTTTGTCCCCAGGCTTAAGATATACGGAGTTTATATTGTCGCGCTAGTAATACCCATATTGACAGTCACATATCTTTACATGAAGGAAAGCTTTAAGCTGAAGTTATGTTTTGACCTTAAAGAAATATACAGGCTCCTTAAGATAGGATTTCCAATAATGTCCAGCGGGTTTTTGCAGGGCACTATCACGAATATCGCGGGGATAATGACACTCAGCTTTTTAGGAAAGACGAATATGGGATATTATTCTGTGGCAGCGCTCGCGACTAATTTTCTGATGTATTTTCCTATGAGCATACACCGCTCTTTTGAACCGCATATCTATCAGCGTTACGGGGAGACGCATGATATAGGTTCGCTCAAGAAGTATCTCTTTAAGCCGATGCTGGTAATGTCTCTGTTATTTCCAGTGGCGCTCGCGTTTTATTATACAGGCGTGACATTTTTCATACGACATTTCCTGTCGAAGTATACTGTGGCTATTTATCCTTTTTCTATCATATTGATAGCGAGGTTTTTTCTCGCGTTTTCTCCAACAGCTGTCGCGATTATAACAGTTTTGAACAAGCAGAGGTTTCTCGTACCGGTCTATCTATCGGGTATTGCTATTGCGTTTGTCTCAGGCCTTGTATTTATAAATCAGGGTTTTGGTATAGTAGCTGTCGCGCTGGGGCTTTTATTATCATTTTTCTTCGTAGGGACCGTTATATTTATATATTCTATGAAGCAATACATAAAAAGCCCGCTTACATGCATAGGTTATTTAGTAACTATGTCTATCCCGCTTGTGTATATGATTGGAGTGATATTTTTTAATGAGATCATGATACCTGTTTCTGTGGAGATCCTTCCGGATATCTTTGTTCTTGTCATGAGGCTCCTGACAGTGGCAGGTTTTTCTATACCTTTAATATATATCGCGCACAGGAAGACAGGGATATTGCATGATGTGGCAGGGTTTATAAGGAGAAAAAGATGA
- a CDS encoding glycosyltransferase family 4 protein, translating to MKLVIISPYPLDNDTDNIHGGVEAVAVNLLKGLLRFKDLDIHVLTVSHVIDKDRDFKSNGLTIHAVAADKRFGNITLYSKTRKRICRKINDIKPDLIHSHMLGYHTLAALESGHPKVVISTHGITEGNWGVSCTLMDKMRRYLQDLIREKCLKRAKNIIVNSRFSEDFLKSYKIRNLYRLNNPISDPFFNIDADKEEENRILFAGNISEAKGVGTLIEAVRILKGSFKDIRVMVAGPVSDSSFYAKLEGFIRENNLTGAVNFLGHLNENKLREEYAKASIFVFPSQQDVAPLALLQAMACGKAIVSTRVGGIPYIVDDSVNGFLVNSKNPNALADMVAVLLMDKSLRKDLGDNAKKKISKGHRIDSVAEELYAIYRRFEDN from the coding sequence ATGAAGTTAGTAATAATAAGCCCATACCCGCTGGACAATGATACCGATAACATACATGGCGGGGTCGAGGCAGTGGCAGTTAATCTACTGAAAGGACTTTTAAGGTTTAAAGACCTTGATATACATGTCCTTACTGTAAGTCACGTTATAGACAAGGACAGGGATTTTAAGTCCAATGGTCTTACCATACACGCTGTAGCCGCAGACAAGAGATTTGGAAATATTACGCTTTACTCAAAAACAAGAAAGAGGATATGCAGAAAGATAAATGATATAAAACCTGACCTGATACATTCGCACATGCTTGGATATCATACGTTAGCAGCATTAGAGAGTGGTCATCCAAAGGTAGTTATAAGCACTCATGGCATAACTGAAGGCAACTGGGGAGTATCCTGCACGCTTATGGATAAGATGAGGCGATATCTTCAGGACTTGATACGCGAGAAATGCTTAAAGAGGGCTAAAAACATTATAGTAAATAGCCGGTTTTCAGAGGATTTTCTGAAGAGCTATAAGATCAGAAATCTTTACAGATTAAACAATCCGATCTCTGACCCATTTTTTAATATAGACGCGGATAAGGAAGAAGAAAACAGGATCTTATTCGCGGGGAATATCTCTGAGGCAAAAGGCGTAGGTACGCTTATAGAGGCAGTGAGGATTTTAAAGGGTTCGTTTAAGGATATAAGGGTCATGGTAGCCGGACCTGTAAGCGACAGTAGTTTTTACGCGAAGTTAGAAGGATTTATCAGGGAAAATAATCTGACCGGAGCTGTTAATTTTTTAGGCCATCTAAATGAGAATAAGCTGAGGGAGGAGTACGCAAAGGCCTCTATATTTGTTTTTCCTTCACAGCAGGATGTGGCCCCGCTCGCGCTTTTACAGGCAATGGCCTGCGGCAAGGCCATAGTCAGCACCAGGGTAGGAGGTATACCTTATATCGTGGATGACAGCGTAAACGGATTTTTGGTCAATAGCAAAAACCCTAATGCCCTGGCAGACATGGTAGCGGTATTATTAATGGACAAATCTCTACGTAAGGATCTGGGAGATAACGCGAAAAAAAAGATCTCCAAGGGCCACAGGATAGATTCTGTGGCAGAAGAGCTTTACGCGATATATAGAAGGTTTGAGGATAATTAA
- a CDS encoding O-antigen ligase family protein encodes MSLKLLFTPETIILLGVVFTGMIFLFLLVNKNFVMGIYLWFLIDLFLKYQKLNFAGSIMPAISMERILFAFLIGIFIIEVFSGKLKISRFTGIEYVMLLFCLFALISMFWTGSLIRAGGKLNIGQLLTGYIFPFSMFFISKNVYDNAKKREGFIKFVMLIGLYLVCTAFLEHFHINRLIWPRYILDPSFGIHFERARGPFVQGAVNGTVLGFVLVSSFYFLLHRNKRDLWRTCSRVLLILSPIAIFFTYTRAAWVGALAGFSLILLFILKQGKKMSTLVIIILCIGIFIGLGFFLDDSVVSLSSERAFDESPVHDRLNLYIAMINMFKEHPILGVGFGKFTEFSKNYFKNVDGIHFQAVGLSGHDSFAGVLAEMGILGFSLIASVYLLILRSSIRLYKNLKKDAKDTQLVIVFWAFMIVFIVNSVFIEMKFFEFVSSMFFVFAGIICAWERNYAAARA; translated from the coding sequence ATGTCTTTAAAACTATTATTTACACCAGAAACGATAATTTTATTAGGGGTAGTATTTACAGGGATGATCTTTTTGTTTCTTCTGGTGAATAAGAATTTTGTTATGGGCATATATCTGTGGTTTTTAATAGACCTGTTTTTAAAATATCAGAAGTTAAATTTCGCGGGCTCTATAATGCCGGCCATATCTATGGAAAGGATATTATTCGCGTTCCTGATAGGGATCTTCATCATAGAGGTCTTTTCAGGGAAGCTAAAGATTTCCAGGTTTACAGGCATAGAGTATGTGATGCTTCTATTTTGCCTCTTTGCCCTGATCTCGATGTTTTGGACAGGCTCTCTTATCAGGGCTGGCGGAAAACTGAACATAGGGCAGTTATTGACCGGATATATATTTCCATTTTCCATGTTTTTTATAAGCAAAAATGTCTACGATAACGCGAAAAAAAGAGAAGGGTTTATAAAGTTTGTTATGCTGATAGGACTGTATCTGGTATGTACGGCATTTTTAGAGCATTTTCATATAAACAGACTGATCTGGCCCAGGTATATATTAGATCCTTCCTTTGGGATACATTTTGAAAGGGCAAGAGGGCCATTTGTCCAGGGAGCAGTCAATGGTACAGTGCTCGGATTTGTGCTCGTAAGCTCGTTCTACTTCCTCCTTCATCGCAATAAGAGGGACTTGTGGAGGACCTGTTCACGGGTTCTATTGATATTGTCTCCTATCGCTATATTTTTTACATATACCAGGGCTGCGTGGGTAGGCGCTCTGGCAGGTTTTTCACTGATCCTTTTATTTATTCTTAAGCAGGGAAAAAAGATGTCCACTCTAGTCATAATTATCTTATGCATAGGTATTTTTATAGGACTGGGATTTTTCCTGGACGATAGCGTAGTCTCTCTTTCGTCCGAGAGGGCTTTTGACGAGAGCCCTGTTCACGATAGATTAAATCTGTATATAGCCATGATAAATATGTTCAAAGAGCACCCTATTTTAGGCGTAGGCTTTGGTAAATTTACAGAATTTTCAAAGAATTATTTTAAGAACGTAGATGGTATACATTTTCAGGCAGTGGGCCTGAGCGGACATGATAGTTTCGCGGGCGTATTAGCGGAGATGGGAATTCTGGGTTTTTCGTTAATAGCCTCTGTGTATCTTCTGATCCTGCGCAGCAGCATCAGATTATATAAAAATTTAAAGAAGGACGCAAAGGATACGCAGCTGGTAATAGTCTTTTGGGCATTTATGATCGTATTTATAGTCAATTCGGTTTTTATAGAGATGAAGTTTTTTGAATTCGTAAGCAGCATGTTTTTTGTATTTGCAGGTATCATATGCGCATGGGAGAGGAATTATGCAGCAGCGCGAGCTTGA